From the genome of Vicia villosa cultivar HV-30 ecotype Madison, WI linkage group LG2, Vvil1.0, whole genome shotgun sequence, one region includes:
- the LOC131647638 gene encoding enolase: MVTIQFIKARQIFDSRGNPTVEVDVTLSDKTFARAAVPSGASTGVYEALELRDGGSDYLGKGVLKAVENVNAIIAPALLGKDPTKQTEIDNFMVQQLDGTVNEWGWCKQKLGANAILAVSLAVCKAGALAKKLPLYKHIANLAGNKTLILPVPAFNVINGGSHAGNKLAMQEFMILPVGASSFKEAMKMGVEVYHHLKAVIKKKYGQDATNVGDEGGFAPNIQDNKEGLELLKTAIAKAGYTGKVVIGMDVAASEFYNNERKTYDLNFKEENNDGSEKISGDSLKNVYKSFVSDYPIVSIEDPFDQDDWGHYSKLTAEIGQQVQIVGDDLLVTNPKRVEKAIKEKSCNALLLKVNQIGSVTESIEAVKMSKQAGWGVMASHRSGETEDTFIADLSVGLATGQIKTGAPCRSERLAKYNQLLRIEEELGVAAVYAGSKFRAPVDPY, encoded by the exons ATGGTAACGATCCAGTTCATCAAAGCTCGTCAGATCTTCGACAGCCGCGGAAATCCAACCGTCGAA GTTGATGTTACTCTTAGTGATAAAACTTTTGCCAGAGCTGCTGTTCCTAGTGGTGCTTCAACAG GTGTCTATGAAGCTTTGGAATTGAGGGATGGAGGCTCAGACTACCTTGGGAAAGGTGTTCTCAAG GCTGTCGAGAATGTGAATGCAATCATAGCACCTGCTCTGCTTGGCAAG GACCCAACCAAGCAGACTGAAATTGACAATTTTATGGTACAACAACTTGATGGAACTGTTAACGAGTGGGGATGGTGCAAGCAGAAG CTCGGAGCCAATGCTATTTTGGCAGTGTCACTTGCTGTTTGTAAAGCCGGTGCCTTAGCAAAGAAACTTCCCCTGTACAAG CATATTGCCAATCTAGCTGGAAACAAGACTTTGATACTGCCTGTACCTGCATTCAATGTTATCAATGGAGGTTCTCATGCAGGAAATAAGCTTGCAATGCAG GAGTTTATGATTCTCCCTGTTGGGGCATCTTCTTTCAAAGAAGCAATGAAGATGGGTGTAGAAGTATACCATCATCTGAAG GCTGTGATTAAAAAGAAGTATGGACAAGATGCTACTAACGTGGGCGATGAAGGTGGCTTTGCTCCTAATATCCAG GATAACAAAGAAGGACTTGAGCTTCTAAAGACTGCCATTGCAAAAGCGGGTTATACTGGAAAG GTTGTAATCGGGATGGATGTTGCTGCCTCCGAATTTTATAACAACGAGCGAAAAACATATGACTTGAATTTTAAGGAAGAG AATAACGATGGATCGGAGAAAATTTCAGGAGACAGCTTAAAGAATGTGTACAAGTCGTTTGTGTCAGATTACCCAATTGTGTCCATTGAGGATCCATTTGATCAGGATGACTGGGGGCACTATTCGAAATTAACAGCTGAAATTGGCCAGCAAGTACAGATTGTTGGTGATGATCTCCTAGTTACCAACCCAAAG CGTGTGGAAAAAGCAATTAAGGAGAAGTCTTGCAATGCCCTTTTATTGAAGGTGAATCAAATTGGCAGTGTAACCGAAAGCATCGAAGCTGTGAAAATGTCTAAGCAAGCTGGCTGGGGTGTCATGGCTAGCCACCGAAG TGGAGAAACTGAGGATACCTTCATTGCTGATCTCTCGGTTGGGTTAGCAACA GGTCAGATCAAGACGGGAGCTCCCTGCAGATCCGAAAGGCTTGCTAAGTACAACCAG CTTCTTAGGATTGAGGAGGAGCTCGGTGTTGCAGCAGTCTATGCTGGTTCCAAATTCAGAGCCCCGGTGGATCCCTATTGA